The nucleotide window TTGAAAGTATGAGCCTCACCCAAGTAATACATTCCTGCGTTTGCAATTTGTCTGGGAGTTGTGCGAATCCTATGAGTAGGCCACGATGACGAGTGATCAAGGAAAGTTTGGAGACGAGATTTCTCGCTCTTCATGTGGGGATTTACCGGATTCAAACATGGAAACAAGTTCATGTTCTCCAAATTAATTGCAAGATTTCTATGTGAATTCGCGATGGTGGACGCAACCACACTAGGTGGAGGGGTGGAGCACGAAGAATTTCTAAATGTAGCTGTTTGAAACATTGGTGAATTTGATGTGATACCAATGCCATTTGTAATGACTTTTCTTTGATCTGCTGAAGCCTGTGGATTCCCAGATGTTGGCGGTCGTGTGGCTGAACTTGTAGCGTTTCCATGGCCATGGGGTGGAATAAGTTCGAATTGACGAAGAATGGAATCTAGATTTAATCAATATTTACAAGGTAGTGGAAGTAACGTCGTATGAACGGAGAATTCACTACTCACTCACGTAACTCGTTCTATTATGACAGCGTAAACGGTAGTATAATAAGGCAATTTCAGGTGTAGTTTCATGAAACTACAAAAAAGAATCAAGATTTGGTTCGGTTCATTTACGCTTTTGAGACGTTTTAAACATCGATCCATCTTTACACTTTGTTGGTATTACAGATCAGATTGATTCGATGCTTCTCTTTTTTTCTTACAAATTAATTGAAATCTTTGTCTTAACTAACCGATTGGTATGTTTCTTGTATCCTTTCCGTTAATGATATCACAATTGGATCTATGCCATCGGAGTAGCTTCGGGTCATCTTCGACTTCCCATTCTTGGACAGATTGACCACAACTGGAATGAAGTTgagatttgttttatgataGTGTTTTTGAACGTAAAACTATTCGCACAACTTGTTTAAACGTATTTgtttgattagaaattaagtCCCGTATTTTATGTATCCAAGTCTCTATTTTAATGAACAAGACGTTACCTGAAGCACTTGGTCCTGTCTTTAAAACcagtgaaataaaaaccagCAGAAACCAACTTACGAACATCGACCTGTACTTCTCTGGGAAATAGTTTGAAAGTTGAAAGACGATAGGTCTCGCGTGTTGGATCACCTGTACTAACAGAAATAGGATCGTGACGTAAAAACCTACGTTTCTCTGGAACGTGATTCTCAAACATGATTTTCCAACCTACCGGGTGGAATGTAACGACTTTGTTGTCCTGGTGGATCTGTAACTTGTCTCAACAACCTCCCGTCACTTTCTAGATCCGGGAAATCCGCGGTAAGGTGATCCGTTTGCATTTCATTCTGTAAAGAGATAACTTAAATCACTACTACCTCGATAAACAATGAAACTTAATCGCAATGGTATACAAGCAGTTCGTTGCTCCTTGATTCTTCTcacatttacatttattttgtggGAATAAGTaagatgaaaaagtttaagaacttCTGTTTTACGTGCAAAAAGTATTTGcatatgaaaaaataaaaaaataaaataaaaaaaaaaaaaaaaaataaataaccagGTTAATTAAACCATACATTGTTTACATACTGTTTCGTCATGCTTTTACCAAACTAAAGTGTATCAAACCAAACAGTGTTTAGGAAAAAATATGcttattttaatgcattttgttaaatcaTAACTTATAAGTTAAGTTGGCTTAGGAAGAATCAATCAAAAACAGTTTACACTTGCTTTTAACCGCATatttattttccaattttgtgGTGTTGGAATCATTTCTTTCGGTTTGAACGCgttcttttctaaagaaagtTGAGTATGTATGAATATGATCAGCGGAATAAGTTTAAATGGTTTGAATAATTCAACcaaagcaagaaaattttatagtttttctatACCTAACGAAACGCGGtcttagttttatttcatcCGTCGATCGATGTATTccaatattttgtatttttagtgATGATCGTATTCCTTTGAAAAGCGAATAGCCTAAAGCTATGTTTTTCGGGGCTATATACTTAAGACTTCTTCGCATTACCCAATTACACGAGCTATAGTTTAGTATAAATTTATATCTCAAACTCTATTCTTAGGTTAAAAGTTGGATAATGGAATAAAACGTTGACAacttaaagttgttttaaaatttttttcctgtaTGAAGTGGTTGAACactgtaaattgttttgtgtagGCGTTactataggctatatttcaTCATATGTATCTGGATGGGGAGATTCCAAATCACacgttttttctttattgtcaCCTCATACAAATCGacctttatttgaaataataaattcaGGTAATGCTTCTGGTATACCAATTGGTATATACCGAAGTGGATTGATGTAAAATTCAACATTACAGATAGATTCCACGACCCAAGCGCTTTCGGATTTTAATCTATCCGACCATTGTCTGA belongs to Clavelina lepadiformis chromosome 6, kaClaLepa1.1, whole genome shotgun sequence and includes:
- the LOC143462387 gene encoding baculoviral IAP repeat-containing protein 7-like, giving the protein MQTDHLTADFPDLESDGRLLRQVTDPPGQQSRYIPPGDPTRETYRLSTFKLFPREVQVDVRKLVSAGFYFTGFKDRTKCFSCGQSVQEWEVEDDPKLLRWHRSNCDIINGKDTRNIPIDSILRQFELIPPHGHGNATSSATRPPTSGNPQASADQRKVITNGIGITSNSPMFQTATFRNSSCSTPPPSVVASTIANSHRNLAINLENMNLFPCLNPVNPHMKSEKSRLQTFLDHSSSWPTHRIRTTPRQIANAGMYYLGVRDRVKCWYCNGGLQNWERDDDPWQEHAKWFPLCEFVLQQKGPDYVHGIAFRFPNLRRPTIRNPANPNQLRNIQSGQILRNGHRNGGPEIIDPREEIRSLERKVDGEMSSSELVEQAKLMGFDERTIKTALKRKYETTGYGFSRLENLVESILAMEEESASNRSEEEGLATKKATPSIASGLQEIRRLQEERTCKVCGNEQASVVLIPCGHIACCIGCAENASTCPICRLRVREKVRSFIV